A single genomic interval of Spirosoma linguale DSM 74 harbors:
- a CDS encoding iron-sulfur cluster assembly accessory protein (TIGRFAM: iron-sulfur cluster assembly accessory protein~PFAM: HesB/YadR/YfhF-family protein~KEGG: bba:Bd1193 scaffold protein for iron-sulfur cluster assembly), with protein sequence MVTVSDIAKNKIVELRQKDGLAEDTAIRVAVEGGGCSGLMYDLQFDATQQPTDHLVEDKGIKILVDRKSLLYLAGTELDFSDGLNGKGFQFKNPNATRTCGCGESFAV encoded by the coding sequence AAATAAGATTGTTGAACTCCGTCAGAAAGACGGTCTTGCTGAAGATACGGCCATCCGGGTAGCGGTAGAAGGTGGCGGTTGTTCAGGGTTAATGTACGACCTTCAATTTGATGCGACCCAGCAACCCACCGACCATCTTGTTGAAGATAAAGGCATCAAGATTTTGGTAGACCGCAAAAGTCTGCTCTATCTGGCCGGTACCGAACTCGATTTCTCCGACGGTCTGAACGGTAAAGGATTCCAGTTCAAGAACCCCAACGCCACCCGGACATGTGGTTGCGGAGAGAGCTTTGCCGTCTAA
- a CDS encoding oxidoreductase domain protein (PFAM: oxidoreductase domain protein; Oxidoreductase domain~KEGG: mes:Meso_0261 oxidoreductase-like), translating into MQRIAMLGGGFIGRFYAESIHGQRSRDKVVAIYARREETAQKFKTDYGCDFASTNMEEVIAHPDVDMVCIALPNNIHETAVNLCAKHKKSVVCTKPLGRNADEALRMMQTVEEAGIFAGYLEDLCYTPKFLKSLESVKSGALGRILWAKSRETHPGPHSDWFWDKEQAGGGCMLDLGCHCVEISRNFIGKDVRPVEVMCWAATQVKPIDAEDHAIALVKYENGAIGQFEVSWTFRGGMDLRDEVMGTEGTIWINNFLRTGFEMFTTGKGADYVAEKAESNTGWLFPVGDEVNDLGYNHMFTDMFSAQEEGRDPAETFYDGYVVNAVLDAAYRSAETKQWEKVNLPVWRGQEGLKPESTLVEYDADHYLIKQEMTHDGRNKLILKEKASGKIIERDIM; encoded by the coding sequence ATGCAACGTATTGCCATGCTTGGGGGCGGCTTTATTGGCCGTTTCTATGCCGAATCCATCCACGGCCAACGAAGCCGCGATAAAGTGGTGGCCATTTACGCCCGTCGGGAAGAGACCGCCCAGAAATTCAAGACCGACTACGGCTGCGATTTCGCTTCGACCAATATGGAGGAAGTGATTGCCCACCCCGACGTCGACATGGTTTGTATCGCCTTACCGAACAACATTCACGAAACGGCTGTCAACCTCTGTGCTAAACACAAAAAATCGGTGGTGTGTACCAAGCCGCTTGGCCGCAATGCTGACGAAGCCCTTCGGATGATGCAAACGGTTGAAGAGGCAGGAATCTTTGCCGGGTATCTGGAAGACTTATGCTACACGCCCAAGTTTTTGAAATCGCTGGAAAGCGTTAAAAGTGGCGCCCTCGGCCGTATTCTCTGGGCGAAATCCCGCGAAACGCACCCCGGCCCGCACTCCGACTGGTTCTGGGATAAAGAGCAGGCCGGGGGCGGCTGTATGCTCGATCTGGGTTGCCATTGTGTGGAGATTTCCCGGAATTTTATCGGAAAAGACGTAAGGCCGGTGGAGGTCATGTGCTGGGCCGCTACGCAGGTAAAGCCCATCGACGCCGAAGACCACGCCATCGCGCTGGTGAAATACGAAAACGGCGCCATTGGTCAGTTTGAAGTGAGCTGGACGTTCCGGGGCGGCATGGACCTCCGCGATGAAGTGATGGGCACCGAAGGCACCATCTGGATCAATAACTTCCTGCGGACGGGCTTCGAGATGTTTACCACCGGCAAAGGTGCCGATTATGTAGCCGAAAAAGCCGAATCCAACACGGGTTGGCTATTCCCGGTTGGCGATGAAGTGAACGATCTGGGGTACAATCACATGTTTACCGACATGTTCAGCGCGCAGGAGGAAGGCCGCGATCCCGCCGAAACGTTCTACGACGGCTATGTAGTCAACGCTGTGCTGGACGCTGCCTACCGCTCAGCCGAAACAAAGCAATGGGAGAAGGTGAATCTGCCCGTCTGGCGCGGACAAGAGGGGCTCAAGCCCGAATCTACGTTGGTTGAATACGACGCTGATCATTACCTCATCAAGCAGGAAATGACGCATGATGGGCGCAATAAGCTGATCCTGAAAGAGAAAGCCAGTGGTAAGATTATTGAGCGGGATATTATGTAA
- a CDS encoding short-chain dehydrogenase/reductase SDR (PFAM: short-chain dehydrogenase/reductase SDR~KEGG: mex:Mext_1352 short-chain dehydrogenase/reductase SDR): MWLESKKIVVVGGTTGMGLSAALAFVREGAQVVVVGRNPESCTAAEKQLDGNGLAMSGDASDPQTAAKAISLCQQIFGGFDGLYHVAGGSGRRFGDGPLHDITLDGWNYTVNLNLTSMMLSNQAAVRAFRAQGGGGVILNMGSVLGERPSPTYFATHAYAAVKSAVIGFTKSVAAYYANDNIRINVLAPALVETPMAQRATKDETIMAFTKTKQPLDGGRIGQPDDLDGAAVYFMSDYSAFTTGQVLTVDGGWSVSEGQI, encoded by the coding sequence ATGTGGCTGGAATCTAAAAAAATTGTGGTGGTGGGTGGCACCACCGGTATGGGCCTATCGGCGGCACTGGCGTTTGTTAGGGAAGGGGCGCAGGTCGTGGTTGTTGGGCGAAATCCGGAGAGCTGTACCGCGGCTGAGAAGCAACTGGATGGCAATGGACTGGCTATGTCCGGCGATGCCTCCGATCCCCAAACTGCCGCTAAAGCCATTTCTCTCTGCCAGCAAATTTTCGGGGGTTTCGATGGCTTGTATCATGTGGCTGGTGGCAGCGGTCGGCGGTTTGGCGATGGCCCCCTGCATGATATTACGCTGGACGGCTGGAATTATACAGTAAACCTCAACCTGACGTCGATGATGCTGTCGAATCAGGCGGCTGTCCGGGCGTTCCGGGCGCAGGGTGGGGGTGGCGTTATCCTGAACATGGGTTCGGTGCTGGGCGAACGGCCCTCGCCCACTTATTTTGCTACTCATGCCTATGCCGCCGTGAAATCGGCCGTAATTGGCTTTACCAAATCGGTAGCGGCTTATTACGCGAATGATAATATTCGCATCAATGTGCTGGCGCCGGCCTTGGTCGAAACACCGATGGCTCAGCGGGCCACAAAAGACGAAACGATCATGGCCTTTACTAAAACCAAGCAGCCACTCGATGGCGGACGCATTGGTCAGCCGGACGACCTCGACGGTGCCGCCGTGTATTTCATGTCGGACTATTCTGCTTTTACCACGGGTCAGGTCTTGACGGTAGACGGTGGGTGGAGTGTAAGCGAAGGGCAGATTTAA
- a CDS encoding GCN5-related N-acetyltransferase (PFAM: GCN5-related N-acetyltransferase~KEGG: scl:sce5912 hypothetical protein), whose amino-acid sequence MIETPRLTLVPLTLDQLRTHLANKYELEQVFGLKKGYREVVEPVRSIVVYFTIPRLQDPSLDPLFHTLWLAIDREKQQFVAEAKFKGEPDETGTVEIGYGTYPGMHRKGYMTEMVGGMVNWALQQPGVIRVVADTTADNVASQKVLEKSGFRLFDQIEDMLWWEISK is encoded by the coding sequence ATGATTGAAACGCCCCGTCTGACGCTCGTTCCGCTGACGCTCGACCAACTTCGTACGCACCTGGCCAATAAGTACGAGCTGGAGCAGGTTTTTGGCTTGAAAAAGGGCTATCGGGAGGTTGTTGAACCGGTTCGGAGCATCGTCGTTTATTTCACGATACCGCGCTTGCAGGACCCCTCCCTCGATCCGCTTTTTCATACGCTTTGGCTGGCTATAGATCGCGAAAAACAACAGTTTGTGGCCGAAGCCAAATTCAAAGGGGAGCCCGACGAGACCGGAACCGTCGAAATTGGCTATGGCACTTATCCAGGAATGCACCGAAAAGGGTACATGACCGAAATGGTGGGTGGCATGGTAAACTGGGCGTTGCAGCAACCCGGTGTCATACGGGTAGTAGCCGATACAACCGCCGATAACGTAGCCTCGCAGAAAGTGCTTGAAAAGAGTGGCTTTCGCCTGTTCGACCAGATTGAAGACATGCTTTGGTGGGAGATTAGTAAATAA
- a CDS encoding hypothetical protein (KEGG: mxa:MXAN_0519 hypothetical protein) yields METNQVDFFEEYHSEDITSINHSKLIHRLSVALDRYDDSYDILPELELELSTGKCKPDVAIYQNLSVDWLNDVIYYNQPPIVAVEILSPKQAFTDLTDKAYKQYFPAGVQSVWLIIPTTRIIQTLLPDGSIQTSVSGIMKDPITGMELDLGYLFK; encoded by the coding sequence ATGGAGACGAATCAGGTAGATTTCTTCGAAGAGTATCACTCAGAGGATATTACGTCTATCAACCATTCAAAGTTAATCCATCGCCTGAGCGTTGCCCTTGACCGCTACGATGATTCCTACGATATTCTACCGGAGTTGGAACTGGAACTATCTACAGGTAAGTGTAAACCAGATGTAGCTATTTACCAGAACTTATCGGTTGACTGGCTTAACGATGTCATTTATTATAATCAGCCTCCTATTGTAGCCGTCGAGATTCTTTCTCCAAAACAGGCATTTACTGACCTGACCGATAAAGCCTACAAACAGTACTTCCCGGCAGGTGTACAGTCAGTTTGGCTCATTATACCAACAACCCGGATTATTCAAACACTACTTCCTGACGGGTCTATTCAGACATCGGTAAGCGGTATTATGAAAGACCCCATTACTGGTATGGAGCTTGATTTGGGGTATTTGTTTAAGTGA
- a CDS encoding Methionine synthase vitamin-B12 independent (PFAM: Methionine synthase vitamin-B12 independent; Cobalamin-independent synthase MetE domain protein~KEGG: xop:PXO_03755 5- methyltetrahydropteroyltriglutamate--homocysteine methyltransferase) yields MQPVPIKTTVVGSMPFPGWLEFSSQNLSQFGPADINEMIEDAVVASVHDQVSAGLDVITDGEQTRFDFNLSFYGYINGIQNNDTELRRYGPPAHDQRGKHNIIELLTAPKGLGVVEEYLRLKRLAPEGQGLKVSIPGPYTLSGRLLPGSLYKDRWEVTEALLPLVNKEIADLVALGVPEICVDEPSMSCYAYREDTKRFVDIFNRTVAPGVGKTRLSMHLCFGNYKGRSVGKKSIAPMLPDFLDMTVDELHSEMTILNFSEVNLLARFAEKFDVAVGVIDVKSYYIETPEDVAERIRKCLPYVPAEKLAVAPDCGLSQTARWAAKQKLANMVAGAKIVRGEL; encoded by the coding sequence TTGCAGCCCGTACCCATCAAAACCACAGTTGTCGGCTCGATGCCTTTTCCCGGCTGGCTCGAATTTTCCAGCCAGAACCTGTCACAATTCGGCCCCGCCGACATCAACGAAATGATAGAAGATGCGGTCGTTGCATCGGTTCATGATCAGGTTTCGGCCGGACTGGACGTCATCACCGATGGTGAGCAAACCCGCTTCGACTTCAATCTGTCGTTTTACGGTTATATCAACGGGATTCAGAACAACGATACGGAACTGCGTCGCTACGGGCCACCGGCTCATGATCAGCGCGGAAAGCACAACATCATTGAGCTGCTTACCGCGCCCAAAGGGCTGGGGGTGGTCGAAGAGTACCTGCGCCTGAAACGACTGGCACCTGAAGGACAGGGCCTGAAAGTGTCCATCCCAGGACCGTATACGCTAAGCGGCCGACTGTTGCCTGGTAGTCTCTACAAAGATCGCTGGGAGGTAACGGAAGCGCTGTTGCCGCTGGTCAATAAAGAAATTGCTGATTTGGTAGCCCTGGGCGTACCGGAAATCTGCGTAGATGAGCCGTCAATGTCGTGCTATGCGTACCGCGAAGACACCAAACGCTTCGTGGATATTTTCAACCGGACGGTGGCACCGGGTGTGGGCAAAACGCGCCTGTCGATGCACCTCTGCTTTGGCAATTATAAAGGTCGGTCGGTGGGTAAAAAGAGCATTGCGCCCATGCTCCCCGACTTTCTGGACATGACCGTCGATGAACTGCATTCCGAAATGACCATCCTGAATTTCTCGGAAGTGAACCTGCTGGCCCGTTTCGCCGAGAAGTTCGACGTGGCCGTGGGTGTCATCGACGTAAAAAGCTATTACATCGAAACGCCTGAAGATGTAGCCGAGCGCATCCGTAAATGCCTGCCCTACGTCCCCGCCGAAAAGCTGGCCGTGGCACCCGATTGTGGCCTGAGTCAAACCGCCCGCTGGGCCGCCAAGCAGAAGTTGGCGAACATGGTGGCCGGAGCGAAGATTGTGCGGGGGGAACTGTAA
- a CDS encoding isoamylase N-terminal domain-containing protein (KEGG: sde:Sde_1681 isoamylase N-terminal domain- containing protein), producing MAVAKQFLKSKPLAKVTFELSAEAVNGAKTVALAGEFNGWDAQALKKQKDGSYKTTVELPVGGEYQFRYILDGTTWTNDTAADKYVPSGVSYEENSVVVL from the coding sequence ATGGCAGTTGCCAAACAATTCCTCAAAAGCAAGCCCCTTGCGAAAGTTACATTTGAGTTGTCGGCCGAAGCCGTCAACGGTGCGAAAACGGTCGCTCTGGCCGGTGAATTCAACGGCTGGGATGCCCAGGCCCTGAAAAAGCAGAAAGATGGTTCTTACAAAACGACGGTAGAACTGCCCGTTGGTGGCGAATATCAATTCCGTTACATTTTGGATGGTACAACATGGACAAATGATACTGCCGCCGACAAATACGTTCCAAGCGGTGTTTCATACGAGGAGAACTCGGTTGTTGTTCTTTAA
- a CDS encoding nicotinamide mononucleotide transporter PnuC (TIGRFAM: nicotinamide mononucleotide transporter PnuC~PFAM: Nicotinamide mononucleotide transporter PnuC~KEGG: pen:PSEEN2937 nicotinamide mononucleotide transporter PnuC): protein MADFFDIHTIFFTLWDYPMSYLEFSGALSGAVATWLAAKANVWSWPIGAASVLLFFFLFYQIQLYPDMFLQVFFFITNLQGWWRWTHPKAQEADSRNELRITRLLGKPLILVLLGGLVATGILGTFAQNLHIWFPVLFSQPSAFPYLDSFTTVMSIIGTFMMIHKKLECWWVWLLVDIISTYMYFTKGVKLVGVEYAVFCLIAFQGAWHWWREYRTYPAQQTLP from the coding sequence ATGGCCGATTTTTTCGACATCCATACCATCTTCTTTACGCTATGGGACTACCCCATGAGTTACCTCGAATTTTCCGGGGCCTTGTCGGGAGCGGTGGCCACCTGGCTCGCGGCTAAAGCCAACGTATGGAGCTGGCCCATTGGCGCGGCCAGTGTGCTGTTGTTCTTCTTTCTGTTTTATCAGATTCAGCTTTACCCCGACATGTTTTTACAGGTGTTCTTCTTCATTACGAACCTGCAGGGCTGGTGGCGCTGGACGCACCCCAAAGCCCAGGAAGCCGACAGCCGAAATGAACTCCGCATTACCCGATTACTTGGCAAACCACTTATTCTGGTGCTTCTCGGTGGGCTTGTAGCAACGGGTATATTAGGCACCTTCGCGCAGAATCTTCACATCTGGTTTCCAGTGCTGTTCAGCCAGCCGAGCGCGTTCCCCTATCTGGATTCGTTCACTACAGTCATGAGTATCATCGGCACATTTATGATGATTCACAAAAAGCTGGAATGCTGGTGGGTGTGGCTGCTTGTCGACATCATCAGCACCTACATGTATTTTACGAAGGGCGTAAAACTGGTGGGTGTTGAGTACGCTGTTTTCTGCCTGATCGCCTTTCAGGGAGCCTGGCACTGGTGGCGTGAATACCGAACCTATCCGGCACAGCAGACACTGCCTTAA
- a CDS encoding thioesterase superfamily protein (PFAM: thioesterase superfamily protein~KEGG: sde:Sde_2480 acyl-CoA hydrolase-like), whose protein sequence is MNAKPVSHSQTTLTELMIPSYANFGGRVHGGILLSLMDKVAYACAAKHAGQYCVTVSVDGVNFRQPVEVGELVSLLASVNYVGRTSLVVGIKVIAENVKSGTVKHTNTSYFTMVAKDEHERPTEVPPLLLETVDDIRRFLEAIKRKELRASYSEHFDNAKTRMLLNENIGKLEKERCELADGLEL, encoded by the coding sequence ATGAATGCCAAGCCCGTCAGCCACTCCCAAACTACCCTCACTGAATTAATGATTCCCTCTTACGCCAATTTCGGCGGTCGTGTTCACGGTGGTATTCTGCTGTCGCTCATGGACAAAGTAGCCTATGCCTGTGCTGCCAAACACGCGGGGCAATATTGCGTTACGGTATCCGTAGATGGGGTCAATTTCCGACAACCGGTCGAGGTGGGAGAACTGGTTTCGTTACTGGCATCGGTCAATTATGTTGGACGAACATCGCTGGTGGTGGGCATTAAAGTGATTGCCGAGAATGTAAAGTCGGGCACGGTGAAGCATACGAACACGTCGTACTTCACGATGGTCGCCAAAGACGAGCACGAACGCCCTACCGAAGTGCCGCCCCTCCTGCTCGAAACAGTCGACGACATCCGGCGCTTTCTGGAAGCCATAAAACGTAAAGAACTCCGGGCCTCCTACAGCGAACACTTCGACAACGCTAAAACGCGTATGTTGCTGAACGAGAATATTGGCAAACTGGAAAAGGAAAGGTGTGAGCTGGCCGACGGATTGGAACTGTAA